GCCAATAATTCTTACGCGTttgtctattaaaaaaaaataaaagaaagataTCGAAACGCAGCTCAACCAAAACGCTCGTGTTCCCCGCCTGACAGATGcgttcaaatttttttttcaaaatcaccGGTTCGGGCTCTGAGCTTTGATGAAGAATTTACTCACATACGAGGAAGCTGCTGCGCAGGAAAGGGACCCCGGAATCTGCCCCCCACCCTTGCCTTCGTGCCTtcgttttgatttatttttttctcattttcttgaaTTTTCTTCTGATGTGTCTTCTCAGAGAAACGAATGCTTTAATGACTTTCTGGTAGCTGCGAGCCTTCTTTTATTTCTGCTAAATATATGAAAATGTATGCAAATTTAAATCAAGCTTAACCTAGGAGATCCTGCAATATATTTAATGGAATTTAAACCAATAAGGGAACTGTGATGCGGTCTTCTGTAAGTGCAAATATAATTACGCAGCTAGGCTAGCTCCAAAATTAGGCAAAGaaaggtcatttttttaaaactggAGTTTTCCAAGGTTTCGAGGGGTTCGTTTCCATTGCTTCATCTTGGGGTttcgaccgccccccccccccgaatctgAAGCAGAGAATGCCGCTGATACAAAGCGCTTCAAAACTGCATGAGCTTTGAAACTGAATTTCAGAGAAAATAGACGggattttcctcccactcccggcAAGTAACCCCCCTCACCctccaaaaaaataataataatactcttttTCCACTTGGGTGGAAGTCACTTCAAAAATCTATTGGATATATTAAactgcaccccctttcctcccggccttgtCGGTGGGGTCTGAAactctgttttctttctctttttttctttgatTTAAACGGATTTGAGCGTATCGTGGAGGCGGCGGGGATtttcaaggagggaggagagacgggaggctgtaGTCTTCCTTCTGGCTCCGAAAGAGTTCCTGGAAGCTGGCTTCTCTCTCAGAAGTTGTGGAAGTGCTGATGGGAAACGACTTTCAGCAATAATAGAGCAAGAACTCCAACTGACCAgacagatggggggtggggggtggacggGGTGCGTCTTAAAAAGGACCGAGCGGTGGTTGTGTCGTGTTGGATTTTTCCTCTCCCCGGGCTAAACTTCCATCCCTGACTTGgatccttctccctcccggcctctcttccctccacgcGGGCCGCTAGAGGTGGGGAAACCGCGGACACCGGGGTCTTCTTTTCTCGGTGGCATTTTAAAGAAGAGCCATCGCAGTGGGGAGTTTCTGGCAAGGGCCCAAATCGAAGTTTAGAGAACCCGTCGACTTCGAGAGGGTGAGCGGGGGACGATTCTTTCAAGAGCATCCAGGGAcgaactctcccaaaccctgtctggaAGGGAACAGATCGGTTCAAGGTGTGGGTTTGTTGgttgcttttttccccctctctttgcTACCCCTGGAAGTATCgccaccctccctcctttttccaaaCCCGGATCCTGCTggaccacttctcctcctcctctgcctcccctacaTCCcacagcaagagcccgggcttgggagtcagaggacgtgggttctaatcccgactccgccacttgtctgctctgtaaccctgggcaagccacttcgcttctctgggcctcagtgacctcttctgtcaaatgaacACCgggattaccttgtctctaccccagcgcttagaacagtgcttggcacatagcaacggcttaacgaataccacaattgttataattattgttatcctgAGAGGGGATTCCCCCCGTACCCTCCCCCGggatctcctctccccttcccggtCCTGGGTGTGTGGGAATCCCGgccttgcccccttcctcctggGTGGGATGACCCCTCCCCGGAGAATGGCCTCTCCCCTCCTAGGTCCTGAGTGTGTGGGGATGATCCCGGCCTTGCCCCCACCCTCCTGGGTGGGATGACCCCTCCCCAGGAAATGGCCTTTCCCCTTCTCGGtcccgggtgggggtgggggggggatcccggccttgccccctccctcctgggtGGGATGACCCCTCCCCAGGGAacggcctctccccttccctgtcctgGGTGTGGGGAGATCGcggccttgccccctccctcctggctggGATGACCCCTCCCCAGGgaacaccctctccccttcccggtCCCGGGGGACGGGGTGGTCCCCGCCTTGCCCCTTTCCCTCTtgggtctgggggcggggagcaAGAGGGAgcaggcagggctgggggagaggaagagttaaGCGGAGCAGGCGTGCTTGCGGGGGGAGCCCGGCCGGCGGCAGCCaatggacccccccgccccccaagtcgGGCTCCTCCCTTTCCCGGTCCCGGtcgcctcccccccgaccccccgccccgggtTGGGGAAGCCACCGGCCGGTCCTGCCGGCCTTCCCCTCCgtgtccatccgtccgtccgtccgtgtgTCCGTCCGtgtgtccgtccctccctcccgggcccgtCATTGGCgcgggggggctcggggggcgggccctccccagcccagggcGGCCCGCCATTGGCCCGGCCGGGTGCCCATCACCCGGCGGCTGCTGATTTGGCAGGCTCGCCGGGGTACATGTCAAAGGCTGAGGAGGCTTCCCCCCCTCGGCCACACCGGACCCGGGCGGGGGGCGCAGGAGCCCGCACCCGCCGTGCCCACCGCGATGGCCACGGCCGCCTCCAACCCCTACAGCCTGCTGAGCCCCGGGGCTCTGGTGCACGCCGACTCTGCGGGCATGCAGCAGGGGGGACCTTTCCGCAGCCCCCAGAAGCTGCTGCAGGGCGACTACCTGCAGGGCGTGCCAGGCGGGGGGCACGCCCTGGGCCCCCCCTGGGTGACCGGCCTGGGCGACGGGGGGCCCTGGGCCGCGGCCGGCGCGCTGGACCCTCCGCCGCACGCTCCGCAGGACGTGAAGCCGGGGCGCGAAGACCTGCAGCTCGGACccctcctgcagcagcagcagcagcagcagcagcagcagcagcagcagcagcggtcgCCGCACGTCCCGCACCCAGCCCCGCACCCGGCGGGGGGTCACCCGTGGGGAGCCGgtcctggagggggcgggggcgggggcggagggggctacCCGGCGTCGGGCTTCTCGGTGGGCGGCCTGCTGGACCACGGCGGGCCCAGCCCCCCGCAGGCGCTGCTCCCGGCCGACCCCCTGGCCCCGCACGGCTGCGGGGGCGGAGACCCGCACTCGGACGAGGAGACCCCCACGTCGGACGAGCTGGAGCAGTTCGCCAAGCAGTTCAAGCAGCGCCGCATCAAGCTGGGCTTCACGCAGGCCGACGTGGGGCTGGCCCTGGGCACGCTCTACGGGAACGTGTTCTCGCAGACCACCATCTGC
This window of the Ornithorhynchus anatinus isolate Pmale09 chromosome 6, mOrnAna1.pri.v4, whole genome shotgun sequence genome carries:
- the POU3F4 gene encoding POU domain, class 3, transcription factor 4; its protein translation is MATAASNPYSLLSPGALVHADSAGMQQGGPFRSPQKLLQGDYLQGVPGGGHALGPPWVTGLGDGGPWAAAGALDPPPHAPQDVKPGREDLQLGPLLQQQQQQQQQQQQQQRSPHVPHPAPHPAGGHPWGAGPGGGGGGGGGGYPASGFSVGGLLDHGGPSPPQALLPADPLAPHGCGGGDPHSDEETPTSDELEQFAKQFKQRRIKLGFTQADVGLALGTLYGNVFSQTTICRFEALQLSFKNMCKLKPLLNKWLEEADSSTGGPTSIDKIAAQGRKRKKRTSIEVSVKGVLETHFLKCPKPAAQEISSLADSLQLEKEVVRVWFCNRRQKEKRMTPPGDPQPHDGYAHPHAGKADSACHDL